One Candidatus Binataceae bacterium DNA window includes the following coding sequences:
- a CDS encoding 4Fe-4S binding protein: HPNPEVEKFPLRYEIDTLRCIYCGLCVEACPCDAIRMDTYVHPRIWGFDRKDFIETKELLMHRSRVLAAEGREGNMREMFRWYDEQSRAVYDPMRPELKTYTERDQPAAWKDDHADTMPELPALNRHRAAGK; this comes from the coding sequence CATCCCAATCCCGAAGTCGAGAAATTTCCGCTGCGCTACGAGATCGACACTCTGCGATGCATCTACTGCGGGCTCTGCGTCGAAGCCTGCCCGTGCGACGCGATCCGGATGGACACCTACGTCCATCCGCGCATCTGGGGCTTCGACCGCAAGGACTTCATCGAGACGAAGGAGCTGCTGATGCATCGGTCGCGCGTGCTCGCCGCCGAAGGGCGCGAGGGCAACATGCGCGAGATGTTCCGGTGGTACGACGAACAGTCGCGCGCGGTGTACGACCCGATGCGCCCCGAGCTCAAGACCTACACCGAGCGCGATCAGCCGGCGGCCTGGAAAGACGACCACGCCGACACAATGCCCGAACTGCCGGCCCTCAACCGGCATCGCGCGGCCGGCAAATAG
- the thiC gene encoding phosphomethylpyrimidine synthase ThiC, translated as MTQIEAARKGIITPQMLEVAEDEGLAPEEIRALVASGEAVIPHNVHHNFRAIGIGKRLRTKVNANIGASNFHQLLDEEVEKLYTAVRFGADSVMDLSTGTDLDKIRVELISRCPVILGTVPIYQVASDHSIMELESAFFLEVIERQARQGVDYMTLHCGVTRESVARLRRHQRIEGIVSRGGALLAAWMERTGRENPLYEHFDEVCAILREHDVTISLGDGLRPGATGDATDRGQIAELLVLGELTERARNQGVQVMIEGPGHVPLDQIEANVQLEKRVCGGAPFYVLGPLTCDVAPGYDHITGAIGGAIASAAGTDFLCYVTPAEHLRLPDIDDVREGVIATRIAAHSGDLVKGVRAAKVWNDQMSRYRKALNWEGMYAMAMDPDKARRYKEESEAAGSNVCSMCGSLCSVNVDNAAIKFAARRALGETETHAVH; from the coding sequence ATGACCCAGATTGAAGCCGCGCGCAAAGGTATCATCACCCCGCAGATGCTCGAGGTCGCCGAGGACGAAGGCCTCGCGCCCGAGGAGATTCGTGCGCTGGTCGCCAGCGGCGAGGCCGTTATCCCGCACAACGTCCATCACAACTTCCGCGCGATCGGGATCGGCAAGCGCCTGCGCACCAAGGTCAACGCCAATATCGGGGCATCGAACTTCCATCAACTGCTCGACGAAGAGGTCGAAAAGCTCTACACCGCGGTGCGCTTCGGCGCAGATTCCGTGATGGACCTTTCGACCGGCACCGACCTCGACAAGATTCGCGTCGAGCTCATCTCGCGCTGCCCCGTTATTCTGGGCACCGTGCCGATTTATCAGGTCGCCTCCGACCATTCGATCATGGAGCTCGAGAGCGCTTTCTTTCTCGAAGTGATCGAGCGCCAGGCGCGCCAGGGCGTCGACTACATGACTCTGCATTGCGGGGTGACGCGCGAGAGCGTCGCTCGGCTACGGCGGCATCAGCGTATCGAGGGAATCGTGTCGCGCGGCGGCGCCCTGCTCGCGGCCTGGATGGAGCGCACGGGGCGCGAGAACCCGCTTTACGAGCACTTCGACGAGGTCTGTGCGATCCTGCGCGAGCATGACGTGACGATTTCGCTCGGCGACGGATTGCGGCCCGGCGCGACCGGCGATGCCACGGATCGCGGCCAGATCGCCGAACTGCTGGTGCTGGGCGAGCTGACCGAGCGTGCGCGCAACCAGGGCGTGCAGGTGATGATCGAAGGTCCCGGCCACGTGCCGCTCGACCAGATAGAGGCCAACGTGCAGCTGGAAAAGCGCGTCTGCGGCGGCGCGCCGTTCTACGTGCTGGGGCCGCTCACCTGCGACGTCGCCCCCGGCTATGACCACATCACGGGCGCGATCGGCGGCGCGATCGCGTCCGCGGCCGGCACCGACTTCCTCTGCTACGTCACTCCAGCCGAGCATCTGCGCCTGCCCGATATCGACGACGTGCGCGAAGGCGTAATCGCGACTCGTATCGCCGCGCACTCGGGCGATCTCGTCAAGGGCGTGCGCGCGGCCAAGGTCTGGAACGACCAGATGTCGCGCTATCGCAAGGCGCTCAACTGGGAAGGCATGTACGCGATGGCGATGGACCCGGACAAGGCGCGCCGTTACAAGGAAGAGAGCGAGGCCGCGGGCTCCAACGTATGCAGCATGTGCGGATCGCTGTGCTCGGTAAATGTCGACAACGCAGCGATCAAGTTTGCCGCCCGGCGCGCACTCGGCGAGACCGAGACCCATGCCGTCCACTGA
- a CDS encoding peroxiredoxin → MPSTEGLRPGDGLGAAAEIALRDQHGNERRLAEFRGQSLVVYFYPADHTPGCTVEGREFRDLDESFAALKCAIVGVSVDSVESHREFAEKHAFPFTLLSDADGRLASAFGVLRGGTAARSTFIIAADQRIARAFHDVTPRGHAQRVLDFVRSILESHRMLGG, encoded by the coding sequence ATGCCGTCCACTGAGGGCCTGCGCCCGGGCGACGGCCTGGGCGCGGCAGCCGAGATTGCGCTTCGCGACCAGCACGGCAACGAGCGCCGGCTCGCGGAATTCCGCGGCCAAAGCCTCGTGGTCTACTTCTACCCGGCGGACCATACGCCCGGATGTACGGTCGAAGGCCGGGAATTTCGCGACCTCGACGAGTCCTTCGCGGCACTCAAATGCGCGATCGTCGGCGTCAGCGTCGATTCGGTCGAATCCCATCGTGAATTCGCTGAAAAGCACGCCTTCCCCTTCACCCTGCTGTCGGATGCCGACGGCCGGCTGGCGAGCGCCTTCGGCGTGCTGCGGGGCGGGACAGCGGCGCGTTCGACCTTCATCATTGCGGCCGACCAGCGCATCGCGCGCGCCTTCCACGACGTCACGCCCCGGGGCCATGCCCAGCGCGTACTCGATTTCGTCCGCTCGATCCTCGAATCGCACCGGATGCTCGGGGGCTGA
- the moeB gene encoding molybdopterin-synthase adenylyltransferase MoeB, with protein MAKTSKNILDEARSQIKSVDIDEARRMLEKPGTVLLDVRESDEWRQGHIPQAVGIPRGFLELRVEEKVPDHKAPVIVQCASGTRSLLASRSLREMGYENVYNLTGGFNAWKDRGLPWTADRQFTPDELTRYSRHFVIPEVGEKGQAKLLDAKVLLLGAGALGSSSALYLAAAGVGTLGLVDFDVVDLSNLQRQIIHATDRVGMLKTESAQESIQSINPGVKVIRHEVRLSSDNVMDIIKDYDVIVNCGDNFPTRYLINDACVLARKPLVDGAIFRFEGNATVFYPAKGGPCYRCLYPEPAPPDMAPSCAEAGVLGALPGIIGSIEALEAMKLILGAGEPLIGRMVYFDTLSKDYVRMLKIKRDPDCPVCSDHPTQTGLIDYEAFCGLAAAPSASAAAANGHSEAAPAAGR; from the coding sequence ATGGCCAAGACATCAAAGAATATTCTCGACGAAGCGCGCTCCCAGATTAAATCGGTCGATATCGACGAGGCGCGCCGGATGCTGGAAAAGCCGGGCACGGTGCTGCTCGACGTTCGCGAGAGCGACGAATGGCGCCAAGGTCATATACCGCAGGCGGTCGGAATTCCCCGCGGCTTCCTCGAGCTGCGGGTCGAAGAGAAGGTTCCCGACCATAAGGCGCCGGTAATCGTGCAGTGCGCGTCGGGGACGCGGTCGCTTCTGGCGTCGCGCTCGCTCCGCGAGATGGGCTACGAGAACGTCTACAACCTGACGGGCGGTTTCAACGCATGGAAGGACCGTGGCCTGCCGTGGACGGCGGACCGCCAGTTCACGCCCGATGAGCTTACCCGCTACTCGCGTCACTTCGTGATTCCGGAGGTTGGCGAGAAGGGGCAGGCCAAGCTGCTCGACGCCAAGGTGCTGCTGCTCGGCGCGGGCGCGCTCGGATCGTCCTCCGCGCTCTATCTGGCGGCGGCGGGCGTCGGCACGCTGGGACTGGTGGACTTTGACGTGGTCGACCTCTCCAACCTGCAGCGCCAGATAATCCATGCGACCGACCGGGTCGGGATGCTCAAGACGGAGTCGGCGCAGGAGTCGATTCAGTCGATCAATCCCGGCGTCAAGGTCATCCGCCACGAGGTCCGGCTTTCGTCGGACAACGTGATGGACATCATCAAGGACTACGACGTCATCGTAAATTGCGGCGACAACTTTCCCACGCGCTACCTGATCAACGACGCCTGCGTGCTCGCGCGCAAGCCCCTGGTTGACGGCGCGATCTTCCGCTTCGAGGGCAACGCCACGGTCTTTTATCCGGCCAAGGGCGGCCCGTGCTACCGATGCCTCTATCCGGAGCCGGCGCCGCCGGACATGGCGCCCTCGTGCGCCGAGGCTGGCGTGCTGGGCGCGCTGCCGGGAATTATCGGGTCGATCGAGGCGCTGGAGGCGATGAAGCTCATCCTGGGCGCGGGCGAGCCGCTGATCGGCAGAATGGTTTACTTCGACACGCTGTCGAAAGATTACGTCCGGATGCTCAAGATCAAGCGCGATCCGGATTGCCCCGTTTGCAGCGACCATCCTACGCAGACCGGGCTTATCGACTACGAAGCCTTCTGCGGGCTGGCGGCGGCGCCGAGCGCGAGCGCGGCGGCGGCCAACGGACATTCCGAGGCGGCTCCCG